TGTGCAACATGGTAATCCAAAttcaaataaagatcagaataccTGCTCTTGGACTCCATCAAACTTGCACGTTCGGGCAAGCATCACTAAAGCATGTACGCCACCTGCCACCGCAACCTCCATGCTACATTTATCATCAGCCGCCAAGTTTGCAAGTGCACCTGCAGCTCGTTCCTGTAACCAGAAATTGAATCACCAATTCAAAGTTCACCTTGTATTCCTATAGTACTTCTCTAGAATATATCAACGAAAATGCATGCAAAGCACATACAAGGACTCCATCACCACCGAAGGGCCATTTGAAAATAAGATCCACTAAAGCTTTTATTCCACCTGCCTCAGCAATGGCGCCCTGAAAATAAGTATTACCAATTTTAGAAATTATGAGCTTTATAAAATTTCTGTCAAAAGATAACCACCACGCACAACCTTGTGCTCTTCTCCCACAGAGAGGTTCCAAAGTCCACCAGCAGCTTCTTCTGCGACCAATCTATTCATGGACCTTGCCAAATCAGCAAGGATATTTATTCCTCCTTCTTCAGCTACAGCCTTCGCAACTTTTGCATTGACCGACAAGTTTGCAATAGCCTAGACATATCAACAATCAAATTAGTCAAACATACTACGATTACATGGAAACATCGGCTAGGAACTCTGATAGATTTGTAAAATTTACTTTGGCTGCTTCAGACTGAAGACCTTCACGGCAAGATTTTGCTAGGTCCAACAGAAGGCGTATTCCACCATCCTGCATGACTGCTTCTGCCCTTCCACAGTCAACAGTGGCATTTTCATCATCAATGACAACAAATGTTGCAAGTCCTGTAGCCGCTCGTTCTTGGACATCAACTTGCGAACTCCGCATCAAACTGAGCAACAATGCAGCACCTTGTTTTAGCCAGAAAGTATCCAACCCCTGTGGATTGGTTTCGGCAATTCGTAGTAGTGTGTGTGACAGAATACATTCAAGCCATGTCATGGTATCATTCAAGTTCTTATTCCCACTCTTTGAACTACTCCACTCTGAAAATACATCCCTATCTTTCACAGTAGTATCGGCGAATAAAGAAGCAACTCCCTTGAAAATATCACTAAAAAGGGCCAGCAACAACTTCCCCTTAACATTGTACGCAGTATGGTTGCTTTCTTCCTCAAGATTCGGACAGTTTAGGGCACAAACCACCTTCAAACTTGGTGTTGTCGACATCAGTCTCACGACAACAGCAGAAGTAACATCAGTTCTCGAAACATCTAAACAAATCAGGTTGGGGAGTAAATTCCAAAGATGCAAAGCAGAACTCCATTTCGTGTTTCTAGTCCCTGCAACAGAAAGGAATCGAACAGACATCACATTTCCAAGTGCCACCTCATCGACACTCATACAGTCCATAAATCCAATCTCTTCTAGCTGCCCACAGTGTTTTGCCAAAGCATTGATAGCTTCTCCATCCACATCCCGAATTCCCGACAACCTCAACCTCTTCAACTTAGGGCAACAAAGAGCAACCAGTTTAATAGCATCACTACTAATCCTCTCACAAAATTCCGGCCCAAGTTGGAGGCTTTCAAGAGCCTCGTGTCGAGCAGCCATTACAGATAGAGTTGCATCAGTAATTTCGCGACAAAAATCACCACTGATTTCCCTTAAACCCCTAGCTTGTAAATTCATTATTGCATTTGCAGATTCAGTACCACGAAATCTAAGTTTCTGGAGATTAGAACATCGAGACGCAAGGGTAACTGCAATGGCAGAATCACACTTATGTGCTCTGAGATCAAGAGAACTCCAAAGACAGGGAGAAGAACCTAGTACTCTCCATGTTTTACAAGTTGATGATAGACTAGCTCGGTCTCTATAATTCAAATAAGAAAACAACTGAATAACAGTATCATCAGGCAAAGAAATCCAATCAACATCACCTTTCCTCTCAGAACTGGAACTCCCATCACAAATTTCAACATAATAATCACAAGTTAACTTCTCTTTATCCTTCAATTGAAGGACTTTTCTCCTAACCCTTCGATTCATctttttttcttacttttttcttttttgtaataaAGAAACAGCAAAATTCAGAAAACTTACAAACCCTACAACCTCAATAAACCTAACACTCACCGAAAAATTGAATATTGACTCAACAAATAAAGAAATTTCAGAACATAAACTAAAGATTACAGAATCTGAAACACATAGATTATTATAATTCAACTCAAGCTATCTAATCTTGCTTAAAAGATGAGACCTTTTGCGGAGGCTGGCAGATAATCAATGAGATGATAATAAGCTACAATAGCCTGATTTTGTTGTTCTCATACCTGAAATCTCACAACCTTCATCATCTAGATGACTATATATAAAACCCTAGCCTAGGTATACAAAACAGTAGtaataaaaagagaaaagagagaaagagaattcAGGTGTGAGTTTGATTTGAGAGGCGGAATAAAAACCCTAAGACCATTGTATTGATCTTATTGTTCatatctctctcttttctctTGCCCCTTTGGTGCTTGAAATAGAGAGAGCTGTAAACACACAGGAATTTGGTGGAGAGAAGGGGGATGTGAGGGATATGTATAGTAGATTGAGAAGAGATGCAAGAAAGAAAAGGTTAGGGGGATGGTTTTTCTATTGCCCACCACAAACCTACAACTCATCccatcaccaccattaccatGGCCATTGCCATTGCCATTGCTGCTGCCACTAGGTCCATTGGACCATTgccattgtaaaaaaaaaaattctctcaagTTTGATCACATGCCTTGGTTAGCCTGTATTGTTTAATTTTTTACCATCAGGGAACTTTGATTTTGGCCTCTTCTTGTCAGGGCATCCGTCGAGTTACATTAAGACGTAGATTACAGAATAAACACACGAGATATCTAAAAGAATAGTTGTGGAGTtgtaaaaatcattaaaaaaccGTATATACACGAAATAGATAGACGTgtaggatgtgtagaagacatgtGAGTGATTTTAAAACACTATTGTAAACAAGCATAATGAACAAGAGGATTTATATTTACTTAACCTAAACCAAAAAGATACGCATAAGATAGGAATAGTAAGTATATTAGACGAATGTGTTGGAACTTGCCATGCTGCTTGGCGTCTCTTTAACCTCCCCAAATTGGTAGAATAATGAGAGTACATTGTTGATGGAGAGGCTATTATTTGTGTTAATATAAATGTGTTGTATTTACAACACCCTAAGCCAAAATGACCAGACCCATGATGTAGGTTAGGTCCTTACCATTAGGAAAGTATATCATTCTCTTTTTAGTTTTTTACGATATAACACCACAAATTTTAAGTGACTCTTTACATTCGATGAATGCGATCAATTATTCAAATAATTTTATCCAATTTAGCGAAACATTTTGTAAGAAATAGTAGAGTTTAGAGTAACGCACAATGTGATCGTGACATACCAGGTAGTGTGGGACGACATTAAAATTGTAGCATAtttaaaaggagagggtacctaatataccaccaattttttcgtttGTGAACATGTAACAACAATTCCTTATTACAATCAATAAGTATATATCGACAGAAAAGATTCTTATACATGATTGTAAAAGAAGTTCCTTGGACAatctcaaaaaccaatatccaagaacaacctagtatacCCGAGTTGTTCACGAACCGAATTCTATCAAGAAAAAGTCTTGTAATCAATATTTCAAGACCTAAATTTCACAAAAACGAGTTTTGTAGGATCTATACAGTTTGAACTTGAAAATTGTCTATGTTGATTAACGTACTACttttgatatttaaattataaagataaacaatataatgtggaaaacaaGTAACACAAGATACCATAaatttttattaacgaggaaactataATCTTGTAGAAAATttcgggacctaatccagtttaAACACTGCGACATATTAAGtagctacacacactagcctactatcaggcttcagactggaatgtagttgagaccgaatcgaccctccaagaaattcagttCCAGTCGTGCTCCTTATGTAACAACCACACCCGGTATTTCGTTagacaatctgtatagactaactccaatataatttcaagagaatcaactagacagtcagacccaattaaggaaaatatatcaaagagttatatctcagtttctcaatgtaatcagcagatcaaacagatagaatccgtgagcctgatagttatgagaaaaaacttgaacggtaccaaagaccaatattcaagtgtcaatcaatttcaatcaacaaccaaaggttggatttaccaattgattgaactatgcacaacctgtgatatttcaattatacaaacaaatataatgcggaaaagaaataacacagacgccagaagttttgttaacgaggaaacgcaaatgcagaaaaaccccgggacctaatccagatttgaataccacgttgtattgagccgctacagactctagcctactacaagttaacttcggaatggaatgtagttgagccctaaccaatctcacactgattaagatatagtcgcgttccttacgtctctgaatcccagcaggactctacgcacttgattcccttagatgatctcacccacaactaagagttgctatgacccaaagtcgaaaacttgataaacaaatctgtctcccacaaaaaaatctattctgatagataaatctgtctcccacataaatacctatgaagttttgttccgtcttttaggtgaataggaaccaattgataatctggtcttatattcatGAAGAATAACCTATaaacatcaatcacctcacaataacttaactatatggtagtagaacaagttattgtggaatcacaaagaatcggACGAAGacctttgtgattactttttatatcttacctatcggagataaatctcgagcaaatcctagagaagatagtactcaatatgatagaacaagtaagagcagaacgcgcaactacagagaaatagttgggtctgtcttcagaatcccaatgaagtcttcaagtcgttaacctataatggttttaggaaaaacctaggttaaaggagaatcgattctagtcgcaactagtatcacacagggggtgtggggattaggttttcagttactagagttctcccttatatagtcttcaaatcagggtttgataactttgtgacaaagcaatcaatattcaccgttggatgaaaacctgatttaagattcaagataagtttACACAAAACCAAGGAAATATCTCTccgccgttagatggtcttagctttcTACACACAAGTGAAagataccttcatttagatatgggtaaccctacctaaacgtgtatattgagttggctcaacaatagttaaccgaaattagtcatatgaacacttttgtcttaaccatgttcatcttaacacttctagatcaaaatgaatctaattgttttactcatggagttgctcaattgtttatattctcatagaagtatacaagacacaattgaagcaaaatccgattgattcaaaagaatcagttcatgaatattttatccacggtttgcaaaggttgcattccttaatatataaatgtatttgctcatgagtatgaaatcatacttaaccgatttttaGAACTTAATCACATAAGTTTTCAAATGGGCAcgtaaacttaagttccggacttgatCTTTTCCAACAGttcacaaacgggtacgcaaacttagttcccggactgtgacagttaaaaccgttcgtatacgggtatgcaaacttggtttcggacctgaattattcttacaacagtttgcttCCGGTTATG
The nucleotide sequence above comes from Papaver somniferum cultivar HN1 chromosome 8, ASM357369v1, whole genome shotgun sequence. Encoded proteins:
- the LOC113302556 gene encoding protein ARABIDILLO 1-like, which codes for MNRRVRRKVLQLKDKEKLTCDYYVEICDGSSSSERKGDVDWISLPDDTVIQLFSYLNYRDRASLSSTCKTWRVLGSSPCLWSSLDLRAHKCDSAIAVTLASRCSNLQKLRFRGTESANAIMNLQARGLREISGDFCREITDATLSVMAARHEALESLQLGPEFCERISSDAIKLVALCCPKLKRLRLSGIRDVDGEAINALAKHCGQLEEIGFMDCMSVDEVALGNVMSVRFLSVAGTRNTKWSSALHLWNLLPNLICLDVSRTDVTSAVVVRLMSTTPSLKVVCALNCPNLEEESNHTAYNVKGKLLLALFSDIFKGVASLFADTTVKDRDVFSEWSSSKSGNKNLNDTMTWLECILSHTLLRIAETNPQGLDTFWLKQGAALLLSLMRSSQVDVQERAATGLATFVVIDDENATVDCGRAEAVMQDGGIRLLLDLAKSCREGLQSEAAKAIANLSVNAKVAKAVAEEGGINILADLARSMNRLVAEEAAGGLWNLSVGEEHKGAIAEAGGIKALVDLIFKWPFGGDGVLERAAGALANLAADDKCSMEVAVAGGVHALVMLARTCKFDGVQEQAARALANLAAHGDSNSNNAAVGQEAGALEALVQLTRSNHEGVRQEAAGALWNLSFDDRNREAIAAAGGVEALVALAQNCSNASQGLQERAAGALWGLSVSETNSIAIGREGGVAPLIALARSEAEDVHETAAGALWNLAFNPGNALRIVEEGGVPALVHLCSSSVSKMARFMAALALAYMFDGRMDEVAASIGSTSEGISKSVSLDAPRRMALKNIHDFVGTFSDQQSFNAAANSSAPPALAQVAEAARIQEAGHLRCSGAEIGRFVVMLRNPSSILKACAAFALLQFTIPGGRHATHHASLLQKSGAARVMRAAAAAATAPLEAKIFAKIVLRNLEHHNVEASSLI